From Vigna unguiculata cultivar IT97K-499-35 chromosome 5, ASM411807v1, whole genome shotgun sequence, the proteins below share one genomic window:
- the LOC114185238 gene encoding L-type lectin-domain containing receptor kinase S.4-like, translating to MATLLKLLSLLVFLMIPVSSQVEQLLYAGFKDVGAGNLTLDGVAEIQKNGILKLTNETSRLMGHAFYPSPFQMKNSTTGKVVSFSSSFALAIVPEYPKLGGHGMAFTIATSKDLKALPSQYLGFLNSSDNGNFSNHIFAVEFDTVQDFEFGDINDNHVGIDINSMQSNKSANVSEVGLNLKGGKPILAWVDYDSELSVISVALSPNSSKPNTPILSFNVDLAPVFHDTMYVGFSASTGLLASSHYILGWSFKINGPAPPLDLSSLPMLPQPKKKQTSLITGVSVSVAVILLLAIAIGIYFYRKIKNADVIEAWELEIGPHRYSYQELKKATRGFKDKELLGQGGFGRVYKGTLPNSKIQVAVKRVSHESKQGLREFVSEIASIGRLRHRNLVQLLGWCRRRGDLLLVYDFMANGSLDKYLFDEPKMVLSWEHRFKIIKNVASALLYLHEGYEQVVIHRDVKASNVLLDFELNGRLGDFGLARLYEHGANPSTTRVVGTLGYLAPELPRTGKATTSSDVFAFGALLLEVACGRRPIEPKALPEELVLVDWVWEKYKQGRILDVVDPKLNGNFDEKEVLVVLKLGLLCSNDVPAARPSMRQVVRHLDGEVEVPEDLKKPGDISQQEGFDEFLHSLASSSFDKMSSGSNFGNKDMDSFISFSNSPHSLLHRGETR from the coding sequence ATGGCCACCCTTTTGAAATTGTTGTCTCTTTTGGTGTTTCTTATGATCCCAGTTTCATCCCAGGTTGAGCAGCTTCTCTATGCTGGATTCAAGGATGTGGGTGCTGGTAACCTGACATTGGATGGGGTGGCTGAGATACAGAAAAATGGAATACTCAAGTTGACAAATGAAACCAGCAGGTTAATGGGTCACGCCTTTTACCCGTCTCCTTTTCAGATGAAGAACTCCACCACTGGTAAAGTTGTTTCCTTTTCCTCCTCCTTTGCTCTGGCTATTGTCCCCGAGTACCCCAAGCTTGGTGGCCATGGCATGGCTTTCACAATAGCAACTTCCAAGGATCTCAAGGCTCTACCTAGCCAGTACCTTGGGTTTCTCAATTCCAGTGATAATGGTAACTTCTCCAACCACATCTTTGCGGTTGAGTTTGACACAGTGCAGGACTTTGAGTTTGGGGATATTAATGACAACCATGTCGGAATAGACATCAATAGCATGCAGTCCAATAAATCTGCTAATGTTAGTGAGGTGGGTCTCAATCTCAAAGGTGGGAAACCGATTCTAGCTTGGGTTGATTATGATTCTGAATTAAGTGTTATCAGTGTTGCACTTTCCCCAAATTCATCCAAACCCAACACTCCAATCTTGTCCTTTAATGTGGATCTCGCACCCGTTTTTCATGACACTATGTATGTTGGGTTCTCTGCATCAACGGGTTTGCTTGCTAGCTCCCATTACATCTTGGGTTGGAGCTTCAAAATCAATGGACCAGCACCACCCCTTGATCTCTCTTCTCTCCCGATGCTTCCACAGCCAAAGAAAAAGCAAACATCTTTGATAACTGGGGTTTCCGTCTCAGTTGCTGTTATTCTGTTACTAGCCATCGCCATTGGCATTTACTTTTACAGAAAAATCAAGAACGCCGATGTGATTGAAGCATGGGAGCTTGAAATCGGGCCACATAGGTACTCCTACCAAGAGCTCAAGAAGGCCACAAGAGGCTTCAAGGATAAAGAACTCCTTGGGCAGGGTGGTTTTGGCAGAGTCTACAAGGGAACATTGCCAAACTCCAAGATCCAAGTAGCCGTGAAGCGAGTTTCTCACGAATCTAAGCAGGGCCTGAGGGAATTCGTGTCGGAAATAGCCAGCATAGGCCGGCTTCGCCACCGGAATTTGGTTCAATTACTGGGATGGTGCCGCCGCCGTGGCGACCTTCTGCTTGTGTATGATTTCATGGCCAACGGGAGCTTGGACAAGTACTTGTTTGATGAGCCAAAGATGGTCCTAAGTTGGGAACACAGGTTCAAGATCATAAAGAATGTTGCTTCAGCTCTTCTGTATCTACACGAGGGGTATGAGCAGGTGGTGATACACAGAGATGTGAAGGCCAGCAATGTTCTGCTAGATTTTGAGCTTAATGGAAGACTGGGTGATTTTGGGTTGGCAAGATTGTATGAACATGGTGCTAACCCAAGCACCACAAGAGTGGTGGGTACATTAGGGTATCTGGCTCCTGAGTTGCCTAGAACAGGAAAAGCTACTACAAGCTCTGATGTTTTTGCATTTGGGGCACTTCTGCTTGAGGTGGCTTGTGGGCGCAGGCCAATTGAGCCTAAGGCATTGCCAGAAGAGTTGGTTTTGGTGGATTGGGTGTGGGAGAAGTACAAACAAGGGAGAATTCTTGATGTGGTGGACCCAAAACTCAATGGGAATTTTGATGAGAAAGAGGTGTTGGTGGTGTTGAAATTGGGGTTGTTGTGTTCAAATGATGTGCCTGCTGCTAGGCCTAGCATGAGGCAAGTGGTGAGGCATTTAGATGGGGAAGTTGAAGTGCCAGAGGACTTGAAAAAACCAGGAGATATAAGTCAGCAAGAGGGGTTTGATGAGTTCTTGCACTCACTTGCATCTTCTTCCTTTGACAAGATGAGTTCTGGCTCCAATTTTGGAAACAAAGACATGGAtagttttatctctttttctAATTCACCTCATTCCCTTCTCCACAGAGGAGAAACAAGGTGA